The proteins below come from a single Jaculus jaculus isolate mJacJac1 chromosome X, mJacJac1.mat.Y.cur, whole genome shotgun sequence genomic window:
- the LOC101593994 gene encoding 60S ribosomal protein L21-like encodes MTNTKGKRRGTRYMFSRPFRKHGVVPLATYMRIYKKSDIEDIKGMSTVQKGMPHKCYHRKNGRVYNVTQHAVGIVVNKQVKGKILAKRINVRIGHIKHSKNRDSFLKWVKENDQKKKEAKEKGTWVQLKRQPAPPREVHFVRTNGKGPELLEPIPYEFMA; translated from the coding sequence ATGACAAAcacaaagggaaagaggagaggcacCCGCTACATGTTCTCTAGGCCTTTCAGAAAACATGGAGTTGTTCCATTGGCCACGTATATGCGAATCTACAAGAAGAGTGATATTGAAGACATAAAGGGAATGAGTACTGTCCAAAAAGGAATGCCTCATAAATGTTACCATCGGAAGAATGGAAGAGTCTACAATGTCACTCAGCATGCTGTTGGCATTGTTGTGAACAAGCAAGTCAAGGGCAAGATTCTTGCCAAGAGAATTAATGTGCGTATCGGGCATATTAAGCACTCTAAGAACCGAGACAGCTTCCTGAAATGGGTGAAGGAAAATGaccagaagaagaaggaggccaAAGAGAAGGGAACCTGGGTGCAGCTGAAGCGGCAGCCCGCTCCACCCAGAGAGGTGCACTTTGTGAGGACTAATGGAAAAGGGCCGGAGCTGCTGGAGCCTATTCCCTATGAGTTCATGGCTTAA
- the LOC101599373 gene encoding protein FAM92A-like → MSRCAEENRDDRIRELAFMVTNAEKHFGKLCQIFAAYTRKTARVRDKGDLLASEIKMYAATETPTLKQGLQNFAKEFAKIQDYRQAQIERFESKIVKTLRMYGIIIKMKREDLKAQLASKSQEIKQRMKLEKTRRQSPWNRCAITQAELKLQRAETRSAQSTQYLLDNMDNFQRQKLKDIKYIFSEFITIEMLFFGRALEFYTAAYKSIQNIDEEKDFEFFQTFLCPSSFSVGLGTESSRTKAPPLPAGLDQDKFPPAIPEKTNKPKQKVKSDTTADESPV, encoded by the coding sequence ATGTCTAGGTGTGCTGAAGAAAATAGAGATGACAGAATAAGAGAACTGGCCTTTATGGTCACGAATGCGGAGAAACATTTTGGTAAACTATGTCAAATCTTTGCTGCTTATACACGGAAAACTGCTAGAGTGAGAGACAAAGGAGACCTGCTGGCGAGTGAGATCAAAATGTACGCTGCTACTGAGACACCTACTTTGAAGCAGGGACTGCAAAACTTTGCCAAAGAATTTGCCAAGATTCAGGATTATCGTCAAGCTCAAATCGAAAGATTTGAATCTAAAATAGTTAAAACATTGAGAATGTATGGAATCATCATTAAAATGAAACGAGAAGACCTTAAAGCACAATTGGCATCAAAAAGTCAAGAAATCAAGCAGAGAATGAAGTTAGAGAAAACACGTCGCCAAAGCCCTTGGAACAGATGTGCCATCACACAGGCAGAGCTTAAACTACAAAGAGCCGAAACACGCTCTGCCCAATCAACTCAATACCTGCTGGATAATATGGATAATTTTCAGAGGCAGAAATTAAAAgacataaagtatatattttcagAATTTATCACAattgaaatgttattttttgGCCGAGCTCTAGAGTTCTACACTGCTGCCTACAAAAGCATACAAAACATTGATGAAGAGAAAGATTTTGAGTTTTTCCAAACTTTTCTGTGTCCATCAAGTTTTTCAGTAGGTCTTGGTACCGAAAGTTCCCGTACAAAGGCACCACCACTTCCTGCAGGTCTCGACCAGGACAAATTTCCTCCTGCCATCCCAGAGAAGACCAACAAGCCAAAGCAGAAGGTGAAGTCAGATACTACAGCAGATGAAAGTCCAGTTTAA